Genomic window (Lycium barbarum isolate Lr01 chromosome 2, ASM1917538v2, whole genome shotgun sequence):
TGAATGCAAACCATCTACACATGCCTTAGGCAAAAAGTATCATCTAGTCAGAGTAAATCAACAATAGCAACATCTCTCAGGTTGAGAATTTGTACCTTTTAATGGGACCAAAAGCACGAGAACCCATCACTAGCAAATCAGCATGCATTTCTTCAACAGCATCACAAATTTTCTCCTTTGGATCCCCAATAACTACTTGGGTCTTAACATTTGCCTGGTTCAGAAAGAATCTTTCCCCATCAATTAAGATAGAAAAATAGAACACCAGTCATGATTTTTGCGATGCCATATTAGGCTTCTGCATTGCTTTCTAATATCTTTTAGCATTTCTCAGTGACTGAATTTCAAGAAATCACATCAGAGGGTACAAATTGAAGACATATTAAGCAAAACATCAATGTCAGTGCAGCAAAAAGGATGCCATAATGCTCAAATTGCTAAAGCAGGAAAGGTAAAGAAAACATAAAGTATATCAGATGCACCAATCGACACCAAGATTACTAATCCCTTCTGTTACAATTTAAATTGCACTCTTTTTATTTTGAGAAGTCACCACATTTCTGATACCAGTACATTCCCATACAAATTTCATAATTTCTAATATATTTCAAGTTGGTTAAACTACTCAAATTCAAGTTTTGATGATATATTCCTCTAGCAAAAATACCTGCTCAACAATTATTTGATATTTTCTTCCCGTATTCCTACCAAAAAATTTAAGTCTAATTAACACATTAAATTTCATGTCTAATCAAAAACTATCATATAAAATGAGACGAAGGGAGCGTGTAACCTCAAGATAACATTCATATATAGCAAATGGGAAGTGGCAAGGATTAGAAAGCTCACATTTTTATTAGCGCAAATCTCAAGAGCATGGTGAAAAATAGCCTGTGTGATCCGCTTTTGATGTGCCTCAATCGCAGCAGTAAACGCAGGCACCTCAACATTACCTGCCAATATCCTTAATTTAGTACTCCTAATTAACAACAAATGCAAACTCCAAACAATCAATCAACTAGGCCTTATTCCCAAACTAGTCGGGTAGACTATATACATCCTCTATATCCATTCCATTATTAAAAAGATACCCATCAAACAAAATGAAGGGTCAGATTTCTCATATGATCACTCAACTAACAGTTATTATTTCAAAAAGTCGCCTTTGCTTCTTGATTCCATTTCCTTCAACAAAGGATAACAACTACCTCCTCCGTGCAATCTACGTGAcactctttctatatttagtatgaattcaactttatgaaatgatttctaTAATTTGTTTTAGACCCAAAAATCCTTAAACTTGGTGCTCAGTCAAACACCCTCGCGTATAAAAATGGCACGGAGGCAGGATCTGAGAAATAAAGTGGCAGAATGAATGAAAACAGAAAGATAATAGTAAGAAATTGGACTTAACTGGGGCCACCAAAAGGGATACCACTGGGATTAATACCAGCAGCAATGGACGGTGGAGATTGAACATGGAGGATAACAAAGGAACCTTGTGGTTCTTGAGAATCAGGATCATGGGGTTTGAGTTTGATGTTATCAAGAGCCCATTTCAAAGCATTCATACTCTCTTCATTGCCATCAACCGACACGATCACACACTTCAACTTTCCCGTCATCCTTGTTCTTTTATCACTGGATTTTACTTTCACACAATTTCTTATTTGTATTATCAAGAAATGAAACCCGCTCTATTGATTGACTTTGTTGTTAGTTTTTACCTGCAAGTCACCATTTTCAACTCTTTCCTTGAAccaagtttttttattttttatttttatttttgtgcgGCTGAAGGGGATAATATATTAAATTCGTGCTACTTATTGCACTCTTACTTCGCGATATTTAAACTCCGTGAAGTTTTAttaatattttaagatgtatatttttatctaattgaTATGTACAATTTATAGTATTTGtcatgtagtttttaaatatataaatattaacttaatttaactttaaaatttagtcaaattatgTCACATAAACTAGACGGAAGGGAGTACGATAGTAAGTTGGTGTTACTAGAAAATGTGGCTCCCCTGAGATCCTGACTACAAGTTGTTTCTAGGAAGTCTTCAAAACAAAAAGATAATAATTCTACAATGATTCTTTGTGAGTAATTTAATGAAGTTATTAATTGTTATTAAGTGGAAGACATAATTCATAACTTGTACTTACTGAATTAGGTACAAATATTCTTTGCTAGTAAGTATTTGACATCCGATGTTAGATTTGTGTGGCAAAATGTAATCTTGTAGCATGTATTTTGCTAAAGCATTTGCCATGTGattatattttcttttttttacgTAACAAACTCTTACTCTACTAAGGCCAGTCTGTAACGACTTCAATGCATTtatctatcaaaataatataacgTTGTGAATGCAAAAGAGTATTGTTTTCAAGGACATAAATAactacctttatatcaacattagttTCCAGCAATTTGAAGCGGTTATCTTTTGCAATTTTGAGAGGACAATTTGCAGGATTACCCTtagctggggtggtctttaatttttgcctctcaaattgaGGGTCTTTAACTTTTACTCTTCGCTAAAAATCTTTTGATTTCAGATTAGAAACTCCACTCAGttaaaaaaaattttaaaaaaaagtcgcaaggcagagttttgcaaatgCGAAATTCTGCGttgcgatttttttattttttttactgagctaggGTTCGAACCCACATCTCGGGgtattaagcgaagggcaaaacttaaagaccaccccaaatgaaggacaatccgtgcaaaaaaaaagattttgagAGACCATGGAGCAGCACTTgccaaacatttttttttttttgcacggattggccttcttttggggtggtctttaatttttgtccctcaaattggtggtctttaatatttaccCTTCGCTTAATATCcagaggttctgggttcgaatccaggctcagtaaaaaaaaaatcacaaagcaTAAGTTGGATTCGTGAAGCAGAAGGTGGACCCCTTAAGGCAAAAGTTGGACAGAAGTTTGCCTTATTtcaaacttttacccaaaatcAAGCCTTAGGGCAAAccttgccttaaggcctaacttttgctgcccaaagttaggccttaagacatAAGTTTACAAAATTCtagcaaaatatttttttttttcttaagacAGAGTTTGAAACCTAAGGCCCTGCGAATCCCACCTTaagccttgcaattttttttaaaaatttttgactgagcggcgatttgaacccgaaaccaagggcttttagcgaaggacaaaaattaaagaccactgatttgagggacaaaaaataAAAGACCACCCCCCACGaaggccaatcctgcaaattgccccgcTGAATATGGAACTACATCTTTAAGGCCCAAGTACATTTTTAAAGATGTAGTTCCATATTCAccggggcaatttgcaggattggccttcgctggggggtctttaattttttaccctcaaaatggtggtctttaacttttgtccttcagTCAGAAGTTGCATGGGAAGATTTGCGAGGCAGAATTTAATTCTGCTTCGAGGCAAAattttgcaaattctgccttgcgattttttttttcttttttattgagctggggttcgaactcaCAATCTCAGGATATTAGGtgaaagggcaaaacttaaagaccatcaatttgaaggacaaaaattaaagaccaccctaaatgaaggacaatccgcgcaaaaaaaaaaaagcatttggACTTGTTACCTTAAATGGGCTTCTTTGCATGTTTAGCCCTTCTGAGATGCAATGCTTCTTTAGCATTTCATTTGTTTTCCATGAAACAGATGATAGAACATCGATTGATCATAAGAACTACAGATCTTGACTAATAtgtgcaaaaaaaatatattaaggaATTATCTCGAATTAGAGGTAAATATACTACTAGCTACTAGAAGATCCACTTCGTACCTGAGAACAAAAATACAGTATGCATTGTAGACATCTACGTATGTCGAATTGTTTAACAGTTCATTTGAACTTGTATAAAAGAAGATATATTGTGATTTATGAACAGATTGTTGGGAAAAAataagcaataaccaaattgcacaaCGAgataacagcggaagaaatatcAAGTCGAAACTTTCCACACTATCTgaatcaagagaagacaataaacactagcacaaatggaaatccaggcagcagctataccaacaataaaatagcaaagctagcaaaaataaatcgaatggaagagacgccaaatttacgtggtaaaaccccttcaatgtgaagaggaaacatccacgggacctccgtcccacaaaagctccactataaacaacaagagttacaacaatgttctccaaatggctacaacaacaaagtcaagcacggagcaacaatacataaaagatagcatcaaaactagcgaagaaaagagagaaatcacccccccaaaacgagctactgttcgtactcgaaaactggagctacagaccacaaaatccgatctccaccgttgaaatcgaagaaccagaGGTTAtgaacccccagttcaaatttcagcacgatccaacggttaacgaatcggaaaacgcaatttaaagcggacttctgtagcagaaaatttctggacgaaaatctgctttctctctcacgtttttctctctatatggctgttataaattcactcttgtgttctgaaaataagacctaaattgatccaatatatagagaaaattttgggcaaaattagtctggtccaaattggattggattttattaatccaattccacataggaagggaaaatccaaaaacctaattggattgggttttattaatccaattccacataggaagggaaaacccaaaaacctaacaattctccccctcccgactatgtggaggaaaccGCCATCCCGGCGATCAAGCAACACTCTAAATCTAGACTCGCAGCCAAGCCTACGACAACCTGAATGAATGACATCTTCACAACTGGAGAaaagatttcatcaaaatcaactcccttCTTCTGATTAAAGGCCTTGACAACCAATCTAGTCTTGTATCGTGTAACTgggttaccatcttcatgtttcaccctaaaaacccacctgtttttcaaagcttttctatatctaggaagcttaaccagatcaaatgtgtgattatcatgcaaggatttaatctcatattgcatagcatcaaaccacctttcttTTCCTTCACTGTCcatggcctcatcaaaactttcaggttctcccccatcagtcaagagtacaaactcattgggagaataacgagatgaaggtactttctctctaatagatcttctgagagaactctctgGAACATCAATAGCAACTGGTTGCTGGCCAACCACAGCATCTTCTACTGGAGCATCAACAGCATCATgctggtcattctgaacatgatcactatcttcattatcaacttgatcttcattattttgaagattttcttcaggtgcaatagtcacaggaactggatcaacatcaactaagctctcATTGCTCTGAGAGTCAACCTTCTCAGCTTTGTCAAAATATTCAATTGTTTGGTCTTCAAAGAacataacatcacggcttctaacaagtttcttctcaactggatcatagaaacgatagccaaattcgtcttgaccataaccaatgaagatacactacctagttttaacttccagctttgacctctcattcttaggaacatgcacaaaagtcttacacccgaagactctcagatgagcataagagacatccttaccaaaccaaactctgtcagggacatcaccatccaaagcaacagtaggagataaattgataacataagcagcagtattaagtgcttctgcccaaaatgagtctggcagcttagcatctgaaagcaaacatctaaccctctcaactagagttctgttcatcctctctgctaaaccatttaactgaggagtctctggaggagttttctgatgtcgaataccctgctgtctacaataattatcaaagggaccaatgtattcaccaccattgtctgagcggatgcattttagtttcttccctgtctgtctctcaaccaaggcctgaaaagtcttgaacacatcaagtacttgatccttggacttcaaaggaaatacccagagtttgcgagaatgatcatcaataaaagtcacataataaagtgcaccaccacgagagcttaaaaggaccacacaaatcagaatgtaccaactccagcaaatcatgttttcttgaaggtgaatgactctgaaaagaaactcttttctgtttcccggctaagcaatgaacacatctctttaactttgcttgtttcactccagaaagcaaattcttcttagccaagtTATCAATCACCTTCTCACTCATATGACGCAGCCTTCTATGCCATAAttctgatgaagtatcattctccacaaaatttactgagtcactacaaatggagccctgaaataagtacaagtcagacATCTTGTAACCTCGAGCCACAACCATTGAACCTCTAATTAGCTTCCACTGGCCACCACCAACGGTTTGATCATAACTTTCATCATCAAGTTTTCCTACAGAAATTAAATTCAACcgaacatctggagcatgcttgacattgttaagaaccaacctcgaaccattattacttttcaagcaaactgtgccaataccaagtacctcaacctcactatcattgcccattcgtaaattttcaaaattacccggagtataagaagaaaataattccttctttggcgtgacatgagaagtggcacctgaatccacaaaccaggtagactcatcacaaacaagattgatatgatttttaccacaagcaacaagaagatcattttcagcaacaacagcaacacgattttcattatcgccttttttcttttgccttttctggtctctcttaaacttgtagcaatgtttcttgacgtgccctttcaagtgacaatagtcacatgtaagattcttgtacttggaggatcttgacttgcttctacttttgcctctgtcattctgacctctgaagttattctccccctgtcttcagtaaccaaaacatcggagtgtaaagttgaagaagacgaagcttgagatcttcttctcatctcttcattcaaaacactactcttatcatattccatagttacaccatcactgAGGGTAGAATTAGTCGAAGAAACTCGAAGAGTTTCCCAAGAGTCTGgcagagtattaagaagccaaagtccctgtatttcttcatcaaacttgacacccattccagacagctgatcaaggacaccctgaaaatcattgatatgatcagaaatagggcTACCCgctttgtatctaatattcatcaattgtttcagtaggaactacttattattgccagtctttgaagcataaagtgtctcgagcttttcccacaggcttttagcatttgtctcattcacaatatgatttcgaacattatcttcaacccattgcctaatatagccacaaacttgtaagtgctcaaattctcaatcctcatcttcaatagactcgggtttcttagaaacaaacacaggtaaatgcaatttcttgacaaatagaagatctttcatcttgcttttccaaatatggtaattactgccatttaaacaaaccatcttgctcatatttgcctccatcattcaaataaacaatcaacacaataaaatacaaccacaagctctgataccactttgttgggaagaaacaagcaataaccaaattgcacgacgaggtaacagcggaagaaatacccaagtcaaaacttcccacactatttgaaccaagagaagacaataaacactagcacaaatggaaatccaggcagcagctataccaacaataaattagcaaagcaagcaaaaataaatcgaatggaagagacaccaaatttacatggtaaaaccccttcaatgtgaagaggaaacatccacgggacctccgacccacaaaagctccactataaacaacaagagttacaacaatgttctccaaatggctacaacaacaaagccaaacacggagcaacaatacataaaagatagcaccaaaactagcgaagaaaagagagaaatcaccccaaaaaatgagctactgttcgtacttgaaaactggagctacaaaccacaaaatccgatctccaccgttgaaatcgaagaaccagatgttatgaacccccagttcaaatttcagcacgatccaacggttaacgaatcgaaAACcgcaatttaaagcggactgctgtagcagaaaatttctggacgaaaatctgttttctctctcacgtttttctctctatatggctgctataaattcactcttgtgttctgaaaataagacctaaattgatccaatatatagaggaaattttgggcaaaattggtctggtccaaattggattggattttattaatccaattccacataggaagggaaaatccaaaaacctaattggattgagttttattaatccaattccacataagAAGGGAAAACTCAAAAACCTAACACAGATAATATATTACAATGTACAATAAAATAAGTTCTATTCATTTGATATTTAAAGCTTATGGGATGTTAATTCTAATTTAGTTTAATCAGCTTTGATTATATtgagtatgttattgttgttattgtttaaTCATCTTTGGAAATGAGAAAAGAACTTGCCTAGTTGTTCTCAAAAATTGAGTTCAAGCTCTAGTTTTCTTCTCGAATAAGTGTTATATTACTAGTATTTTATTAAACTAAAAAATAGAAACCTATAATTCTCATTTCCTTAAAGAAGGAGAAATTAAACAAGCAACCTAACTAAATGAAACCAGCATaaaaactagaagaaaatatgTTTAAAAATTATCTCTACATAGCCAAGTGTCAAGAGAAGTTCTTTCCGCGCAAAACTTGGAAACCTCACTTTATTTTTCTCCAACTGTCTGAAGAGAGGgcccggaaccaaaatgcctccaaaaaaatcactttgaaccaaaataccctaacaaaaaaaaaagttatcaaaGTACCTTTAGCGAAGTAAAATATTTAATGTTATTTTTTATACTTtaaccaatgattagtcgtgtgtcaagactccgaaacgtcaatattttatatagaacctgatatttttttctgcgtacaataatgtaggccgaatacatcaaggatacgtagacgttcggatcgtcattttaggggttgaaaaggtgtctgaagtaagttttgtttgaaaaaacttagtgttttttccatactttgaccaacgattagtcgtgtgtcaagactccgaaacgtcaatattttatatagaacatggtattttttttctgcgtacaataatgttggcccaatacatcaaggatacgtagactttcggatagtcattttaggggttgaaaaggtgcccgaagtaagttttgtttggaaactttagggtgttttattttttaagattttgatttaagcgtattattttttaatcaagacataactttattttgaatataaatataattctaaaaaatttagggagaaaaactagttgtaaagtcgtcaaactttagatggtcataactttgcgctcggacgtccgatttacgcgttttttatttttattttgggtatttttccgagatctacaTGGACAAACccccgcaaggcggtttggccgagccgatttaaaaaaaaacaccttttatcccattcaatttcaatttttccccaaattggtatggaattttcagttttatttacttgtaagatgatgatgcgcaatagatttcaacgtaaaaactCCGGGGTAATGTagttgtgaatgtcaatttcacttctgcggtttcaatttttgaaaataaagctgactaattttctcgacatataaagttgactaaaataaccttacagtcaaacactaagttttttcaaacaaaacttacttcgggcaccttttcaacccctaaaatgatgatccgaatgtatacgtatccttgatgtattgagcctacattattgtacgtagaaaaaaatatcaggttctatataaaatgttgacgtttcggagtcttgacatacgactaatcgttggtcaaagtatgcaaaaacacactaagtgttgcaaaaaaaaaaaaagttggccaattttttttttggtactgttttactgcgctatacaaaaaaattaaaaaaattcttgcagttaaaaa
Coding sequences:
- the LOC132627617 gene encoding universal stress protein PHOS34; the encoded protein is MTGKLKCVIVSVDGNEESMNALKWALDNIKLKPHDPDSQEPQGSFVILHVQSPPSIAAGINPSGIPFGGPSNVEVPAFTAAIEAHQKRITQAIFHHALEICANKNANVKTQVVIGDPKEKICDAVEEMHADLLVMGSRAFGPIKRMFLGSVSNYCSNHAPCPVIIVKDHS